In one window of Zingiber officinale cultivar Zhangliang chromosome 11A, Zo_v1.1, whole genome shotgun sequence DNA:
- the LOC122032448 gene encoding protein LURP-one-related 15-like, whose amino-acid sequence MVEYQNTARDVAPAVVVVGRQFTVPYAVNLTLTDTSRLFSTNDLYKVKDTNGDLVLKVNGFFLRTRCLLLDAAGTPLLTMKPKALSRHETWNVFRGDSTSPNDLLFKVQTSKIFQRKNNFDVVLATNTREGAPCDFKIISRSKTCTICIGETDEIIAQMDRKTVVSASEKLEITVNPNQDFAFIVSLIVILEQIEISRTAV is encoded by the exons ATGGTGGAATATCAGAACACGGCGAGAGATGTTGCCCCTGCCGTGGTTGTTGTCGGCCGGCAGTTCACCGTTCCGTACGCCGTCAATTTAACGCTCACCGACACTAGCCGTTTGTTCTCCACGAACGACCTTTACAAGGTCAAAGACACCAACGGCGACTTGGTTCTCAAGGTGAATGGTTTCTTCTTGAGGACCCGCTGCCTCCTCCTCGACGCCGCCGGCACCCCACTCCTCACCATGAAACCGAAG GCATTAAGTAGGCACGAAACATGGAACGTATTCAGAGGAGACAGCACCAGCCCGAACGATCTGTTGTTCAAAGTGCAAACCTCCAAGATATTCCAGCGGAAGAACAACTTTGATGTGGTCTTGGCCACCAACACCCGCGAAGGTGCCCCCTGtgactttaaaataatttcaagaaGCAAGACATGCACCATTTGTATTGGCGAAACTGATGAAATCATAGCTCAA ATGGATCGCAAGACGGTAGTTTCTGCAAGTGAAAAATTGGAAATAACAGTGAATCCGAATCAGGATTTCGCCTTCATTGTGTCGTTGATAGTCATCCTCGAACAAATCGAGATAAGTCGAACAGCTGTTTAA